Proteins from one Enterobacter bugandensis genomic window:
- a CDS encoding LysR family transcriptional regulator — MDRFDAMRAFARVVEAGSFTKAAQTLHMSKTTVTQLIQQLEARLRVKLLHRTTRRLGVTPDGAVYYERVIRLLADMEDAENSLSSAAMTPRGRLRVDVPTPLARLVLVPALPAFHARYPDIQFDMGVSDRVVDLIGDNVDCVLRGGEINDQSLIARHVGDLQIGVYVAPSYVERLGAPAHPRELENTDHRIVGFLSSRTGKIDPLVLRCESERIEITGNYVLAVDDGNAYLEAGLAGLGVIALPVYMAAAHQARGALIPLFERWRIAPMPLYLAFPPNRHVNAKLRVFIDWIVELMQQHVPTSTIK; from the coding sequence ATGGATCGTTTTGATGCGATGCGCGCCTTTGCTCGCGTGGTGGAGGCAGGCAGCTTCACAAAGGCTGCCCAAACGCTCCATATGAGCAAAACCACGGTGACGCAGCTTATTCAGCAGCTGGAAGCGCGCCTGCGCGTCAAGCTGCTCCATCGCACCACCCGCAGGCTCGGCGTCACTCCCGATGGCGCGGTCTACTACGAGCGCGTTATCCGCCTGCTGGCGGACATGGAAGATGCAGAAAACAGCCTGTCCAGTGCGGCGATGACGCCCAGGGGACGCCTAAGGGTGGATGTGCCCACTCCTCTCGCCCGCCTTGTGCTGGTGCCCGCGCTACCGGCTTTTCACGCGCGCTACCCTGATATCCAGTTTGACATGGGCGTAAGTGACCGGGTGGTGGATCTGATCGGCGACAACGTGGATTGCGTCCTGCGGGGTGGCGAAATCAATGACCAGTCACTGATCGCGCGCCATGTCGGCGATTTGCAAATCGGTGTTTACGTCGCACCGAGTTATGTGGAACGCCTCGGTGCCCCCGCGCATCCGCGAGAGCTGGAAAACACGGACCATCGCATCGTGGGATTCTTGTCCTCACGCACCGGTAAGATTGATCCTCTGGTACTGCGCTGTGAGAGTGAACGCATTGAAATTACGGGCAACTATGTGCTTGCTGTGGATGATGGCAATGCTTACCTCGAAGCTGGGCTAGCGGGATTGGGCGTGATTGCGCTGCCGGTCTATATGGCGGCAGCACATCAGGCTCGCGGTGCCTTGATTCCGCTATTTGAACGCTGGCGTATTGCTCCAATGCCCCTGTACCTGGCATTCCCGCCTAACCGCCATGTCAACGCTAAACTGCGCGTTTTTATTGACTGGATCGTTGAGTTGATGCAGCAGCATGTCCCTACTTCTACCATTAAGTGA
- a CDS encoding lysine N(6)-hydroxylase/L-ornithine N(5)-oxygenase family protein yields MKTYDFIGIGIGPFNLSVAALAEGLDGFSSLFLERKPHFSWHPGMMVPDCHMQTSFLKDLVSAVEPTNRHSFLNYLVQRKKFYRFLTTEQRTVSREEFADYLCWAADNLTNLAFSQQVQQVSFDEQRGLFEVVTQRDRFLARHVCVGIGKQINLPDCVTAQDDTCFHASEMMLRTPDLAGKRVTVVGGGQSGADLFLNIFRGEWGQPLSLNWVSRRNNYNALDEAAFANEYFTPEYVDSFSTLGEESRRQMLHEQKMTSDGITTESLLAIYRAMYHRFEVLREKPWAHLMPSRSVTALTRQETGHRLSIQHHLDGGHEQLESDVVIFATGYRAVQPAFLAPLSHRLHLDADEAFCINNDFTLEWDGPQSNRLFAVNAGMHRLGIAEPQLSLMAWRAARILNRAHADEPFELATTPGVIHWRSTTSPESSQVFKSLAKTTEY; encoded by the coding sequence ATGAAAACCTATGATTTCATCGGCATTGGTATTGGCCCGTTTAACCTCAGCGTCGCCGCCCTCGCAGAAGGTCTGGACGGCTTTAGCTCGCTGTTCCTTGAGCGTAAACCGCACTTCTCGTGGCACCCGGGCATGATGGTGCCGGACTGCCACATGCAGACCAGCTTCCTGAAGGATCTGGTCAGCGCCGTGGAGCCGACCAACCGCCACAGCTTTCTGAACTACCTGGTGCAGCGCAAAAAGTTCTACCGCTTCCTGACCACCGAGCAGCGCACGGTTTCCCGCGAAGAGTTTGCCGACTACCTGTGCTGGGCGGCAGACAACCTCACCAACCTCGCCTTCAGCCAGCAGGTGCAGCAGGTGAGCTTTGATGAGCAACGCGGCCTGTTTGAGGTGGTGACCCAGCGCGACCGCTTCCTGGCGCGCCACGTCTGCGTGGGGATTGGCAAACAGATCAACCTGCCTGACTGCGTCACGGCGCAGGACGATACCTGCTTCCACGCCAGCGAGATGATGCTGCGCACGCCGGATCTCGCCGGCAAGCGCGTCACCGTTGTCGGCGGCGGCCAGAGCGGCGCCGACCTGTTCCTGAATATTTTCCGCGGCGAATGGGGCCAGCCGCTGAGCCTGAATTGGGTCTCGCGCCGCAATAACTACAACGCACTGGATGAAGCCGCCTTTGCTAACGAGTATTTCACGCCGGAGTACGTGGACAGCTTCTCCACGCTCGGTGAAGAGTCGCGTCGTCAGATGCTGCACGAGCAGAAGATGACCTCCGACGGCATCACCACCGAGTCCCTGCTGGCGATTTACCGCGCCATGTATCACCGCTTCGAAGTGCTACGTGAAAAACCCTGGGCACACCTGATGCCGTCCCGCTCGGTGACGGCCCTGACGCGTCAGGAAACCGGACATCGCCTGAGCATTCAGCATCACCTCGACGGCGGCCACGAGCAGCTGGAGAGCGACGTGGTGATTTTTGCCACCGGCTACCGCGCCGTGCAGCCCGCGTTCCTCGCGCCGCTGTCTCACCGCCTGCATCTGGATGCGGACGAAGCGTTCTGCATTAACAACGATTTCACCCTCGAATGGGACGGTCCGCAGAGCAACCGCCTGTTCGCCGTGAACGCCGGGATGCACCGTCTCGGCATTGCCGAACCCCAGCTCAGCCTGATGGCCTGGCGCGCGGCGCGAATTCTGAATCGCGCACATGCCGACGAGCCGTTTGAACTGGCCACCACCCCTGGCGTTATCCACTGGCGGAGCACCACCAGCCCGGAGAGCAGCCAGGTTTTTAAATCGTTAGCAAAAACCACTGAGTACTGA
- a CDS encoding RidA family protein — MTTREAVFPFGRQALYERNRYSPAIKSDGFLFVSGQVGSREDGSPEEDIKAQIRLAFDNLNAVLTAAGCTFDDVVDVTLFVVDPESNLDAIWSVLPDYWGEAPYPTLTGIGVTWLYGFKFEIKVIARLP, encoded by the coding sequence ATGACAACACGCGAAGCCGTTTTTCCCTTCGGACGCCAGGCGCTCTATGAGCGCAATCGCTATTCACCCGCCATCAAATCTGATGGCTTCTTGTTTGTTTCGGGGCAGGTGGGTAGCCGGGAAGATGGTTCGCCTGAAGAGGATATAAAAGCGCAGATCCGTCTGGCGTTTGATAACCTTAATGCTGTTCTCACGGCTGCGGGCTGCACGTTCGATGACGTGGTTGACGTTACCCTTTTTGTTGTCGATCCCGAGTCAAACCTCGACGCTATCTGGAGTGTCCTGCCAGACTATTGGGGGGAAGCACCTTATCCGACGCTGACCGGGATCGGCGTGACGTGGCTGTACGGATTCAAGTTTGAGATAAAGGTGATTGCCAGGCTACCCTGA
- a CDS encoding TonB-dependent siderophore receptor: MKRSHLWVLNPCLLAMLSTSAWAEEQKEENIVVSASRAHRSVAEMAQTTWVIERSEIEQQVQGGKEIKEVLAQLIPGMDVSSQGRTNYGMNLRGRSMMVMVDGVRLNSSRSDSRQLDSIDPFNIDRIEVISGATSLYGGGSTGGLVNIVTKKGQPETEVEFQTGAKSGFNSHNDHDENVSAAVSGGNDNASGRLSVSYQRYGGWYDGNGDEVIIDNTQTGLQYSDRIDVMGTGTLNIDDHQQLQLTTQYYKSESDGKHGLYLGKNFSAVTGDATAYNKDNLDSDRVPGTERHLINLQYSNTDFWGQDLVAQIYYRDESLTYYPFPTLTKGVVSSIGASQQKTDFYGGKLTLNSKPVDDLTLTWGVDADHETFDANQQFFDLSKAAASGGMELDNAYNVGRYPGYSITNLAPFLQASYDIDAITLSGGVRYQYTENKVDDFVGYAQQQAIATGKATSADAVPGGKTDYNNFLFNAGILGRLTEQQQLWFNFSQGFEIPDLAKYYGSGTYQLSNGHYRLLNSVNVNDSTLDGIKVNAYELGWRFTGDNLRTQVAAYYSLSDKTITINKTDMTINLEDDKRRIYGIEGQVDYFFTDSDWSTGANFNAIKSETRENGKWEKLTVDSASPSKASAWVNWAPGDWTLRVQSTQTFDVSDADGKKIDGYNTVDFLGSYALPVGKVSFSVENLLDKDYTTAWGQRAPGLYSPTYGAPGLYTYKGRGRTFGLNYSVLF; encoded by the coding sequence ATGAAACGTTCTCATCTTTGGGTTTTAAATCCTTGCTTGCTTGCAATGCTTTCTACCTCTGCGTGGGCGGAAGAACAAAAGGAAGAAAATATCGTGGTCTCTGCCAGCCGCGCGCACCGCAGCGTGGCCGAGATGGCGCAGACCACCTGGGTCATTGAACGCTCTGAGATCGAGCAGCAGGTTCAGGGCGGGAAAGAGATTAAAGAGGTGCTGGCGCAGCTGATCCCGGGCATGGACGTCAGCAGCCAGGGGCGTACCAACTACGGCATGAACCTGCGCGGCCGCTCCATGATGGTGATGGTGGACGGCGTACGCCTGAACTCGTCCCGCAGCGACAGCCGCCAGCTCGACTCCATCGACCCGTTCAACATTGACCGCATCGAAGTCATCTCCGGCGCCACGTCATTGTACGGCGGCGGCAGCACCGGCGGCCTGGTGAACATCGTCACCAAAAAGGGCCAGCCGGAGACCGAAGTTGAGTTCCAGACCGGAGCAAAAAGCGGGTTTAACAGCCACAATGACCACGATGAGAACGTGTCGGCTGCGGTCAGCGGCGGCAATGACAACGCCTCCGGTCGTCTGTCGGTGTCGTATCAGCGCTACGGCGGCTGGTATGACGGCAACGGCGACGAGGTGATCATCGACAACACCCAGACCGGCCTCCAGTATTCCGACCGTATTGATGTGATGGGAACAGGCACCCTCAACATCGACGATCACCAGCAGCTGCAGCTCACTACCCAGTACTACAAGAGCGAATCCGACGGCAAGCATGGGCTGTATCTCGGGAAGAACTTCTCGGCGGTAACGGGCGATGCCACCGCGTACAACAAGGATAATCTCGACTCTGACCGCGTGCCGGGCACCGAGCGCCATCTGATTAACCTGCAGTACTCCAATACTGATTTCTGGGGCCAGGATCTGGTCGCGCAGATTTACTACCGTGACGAGAGCCTGACCTACTACCCGTTCCCGACCCTGACCAAAGGCGTGGTGAGCAGCATCGGCGCGTCGCAGCAGAAAACCGATTTTTACGGCGGCAAGCTGACGCTGAACAGCAAGCCGGTGGACGATTTGACGCTGACCTGGGGTGTCGATGCCGACCACGAAACGTTCGATGCCAACCAGCAGTTCTTTGACCTGAGCAAAGCGGCGGCGAGCGGCGGCATGGAGCTGGACAACGCCTACAACGTGGGCCGTTATCCTGGCTACAGCATCACCAACCTCGCTCCGTTCCTGCAGGCGAGCTATGACATTGACGCCATCACTCTGAGCGGCGGCGTGCGCTACCAGTACACCGAAAACAAGGTGGATGATTTTGTTGGCTACGCCCAGCAGCAAGCCATCGCCACCGGGAAAGCCACCTCCGCCGACGCGGTGCCGGGCGGGAAAACCGATTACAACAACTTCCTGTTTAACGCCGGGATCCTCGGTCGTCTGACCGAACAGCAGCAGCTGTGGTTTAACTTCTCCCAGGGCTTTGAAATTCCTGACCTGGCGAAGTACTACGGCTCCGGCACCTACCAACTCAGCAACGGCCACTATCGCCTGCTGAACAGCGTAAACGTCAACGACTCAACGCTGGACGGCATCAAGGTCAACGCCTACGAGCTGGGCTGGCGCTTCACCGGTGACAACCTGCGCACGCAGGTCGCGGCGTATTACTCGCTCTCGGATAAAACCATCACCATCAACAAGACAGATATGACCATCAACCTGGAAGACGACAAGCGTCGTATCTACGGGATTGAAGGCCAGGTGGACTATTTCTTCACCGACAGCGACTGGAGCACCGGCGCGAACTTTAACGCCATCAAGTCTGAAACCCGCGAAAACGGGAAGTGGGAGAAGCTGACGGTCGACAGCGCCAGCCCGTCGAAAGCCAGCGCATGGGTCAACTGGGCGCCGGGCGACTGGACCCTGCGCGTGCAGAGCACGCAGACCTTTGACGTGTCTGACGCCGACGGCAAGAAGATCGATGGCTATAACACGGTCGATTTCCTGGGCAGCTACGCCCTGCCGGTGGGGAAAGTCAGCTTCAGCGTGGAAAACCTGCTGGACAAAGACTACACCACCGCCTGGGGCCAGCGCGCGCCGGGGCTGTATAGCCCAACCTACGGTGCACCGGGCCTGTACACCTATAAAGGCCGCGGACGTACGTTTGGTCTGAACTACTCCGTACTGTTCTGA
- a CDS encoding quinone oxidoreductase family protein has translation MKAAVYDVEGAPGVLQYVDVPDPVAGPDDVLISVEAISIEGGDLINRRSTPPPFPSWIVGYAAAGTVVAVGSKVRSRKVGDRVTAFSMQGSHAERWAVPEERTWLIPDGVDAAEAAVVPISFGTAYHCLFTRGMLRHGETVLIQAAAGGVGLAAVQLASQAGATVIAVASGTQRKNRLLELGADHVVDRVENNVVESVLQVTRGTGVNLVIDPVGTTLPASLSALAPEGRLVFVGNAGGGSLTADLWPAMQSNQTLMGVFMGPLFERPEVRASVDEMLQAEAAGRIRVVIDRIFPLANAAAAHEYAETAKPLGRIVMKP, from the coding sequence ATGAAGGCAGCGGTTTATGACGTGGAAGGCGCTCCCGGCGTCCTGCAATATGTCGATGTTCCGGATCCGGTCGCAGGGCCTGACGATGTCCTGATTTCTGTCGAGGCTATCTCAATTGAAGGGGGAGATCTGATCAACCGACGTTCAACTCCGCCGCCTTTTCCTTCATGGATTGTTGGCTACGCGGCTGCGGGGACGGTGGTTGCCGTCGGGTCGAAAGTCCGTAGCCGCAAGGTTGGAGACAGAGTGACTGCTTTTAGCATGCAGGGATCGCATGCGGAACGTTGGGCTGTGCCTGAGGAACGAACCTGGCTTATACCAGACGGAGTGGATGCAGCAGAAGCGGCGGTGGTACCGATCTCCTTTGGAACCGCATATCACTGCCTCTTCACACGAGGCATGCTCCGGCACGGAGAAACCGTTCTGATTCAGGCAGCAGCGGGTGGCGTGGGGCTCGCGGCCGTTCAGCTTGCCTCACAAGCTGGCGCGACGGTCATCGCCGTGGCAAGCGGAACGCAGCGAAAAAACCGGTTGCTGGAACTGGGGGCCGATCATGTTGTGGATCGTGTAGAGAATAACGTCGTGGAGAGTGTCCTACAGGTCACCCGCGGCACCGGTGTTAACCTCGTCATCGATCCGGTAGGGACGACGTTGCCTGCGTCGCTTTCTGCACTCGCGCCGGAAGGGCGTCTCGTTTTCGTCGGTAATGCGGGCGGTGGCAGCCTGACAGCCGACTTATGGCCGGCAATGCAGTCTAACCAGACGCTCATGGGGGTATTCATGGGCCCCCTTTTTGAAAGGCCTGAGGTTCGGGCAAGCGTGGACGAGATGTTGCAGGCTGAAGCGGCAGGGCGCATCAGGGTTGTCATTGATCGCATCTTCCCCCTGGCTAACGCCGCCGCGGCCCATGAATACGCCGAGACAGCGAAACCGCTTGGCCGTATTGTTATGAAGCCATGA